A window of Rhizoctonia solani chromosome 5, complete sequence genomic DNA:
GAAAGTATATGTGTCCATAACGCTTGCCTTCTGCCTGACCAAACGCATGCTTCACATCGTCTCAATGCCTGGCCCCCTCCGAGGAGCTGTCGTACATGTCGGCAAAGGTAGTTTATGATCAACCCGTATACCTGTGTCCGATATGCTTCATCGTGGCTTGCCAGGCGCAAAAAGTGCGATATGGCCAGGCCGTATTGCGAGAAATGCCTGAGGGGCGGGTATGAATGTCTAGGATATGAAGAAGACCAACTTCGGATCAAAATACTTTGGAACCATCTTCCTGCTTCGGCGGATATTACGACATCTGAGGTGAGTTTACAACGCCCGCATCGGCTTACAATATCAATTTAACAGCTCTATCGTCTTTTATCAGGCACCTGCTCCTACAGTGGGTGGATGCCGTAACGACCCAGCTAGTACAGTTACGGATCGTGTCGCCAAGCCCTCTATACTAGGGACTGCGCTACTTTACAGGAAAAGTGGTCGTGCGTTAACCACAGATGATAGTTCCTTTGAAAACTCCGCAAGGAGGTTTGACCGTTTGTGGCCACAGAATCAAAGCCAACCCGTTTTATACTCATCATCAAGAACACACAAACCCGATAATGCTGAACCTTTGGATACGGTTGCAGGAGTGAAGGAAATCGGAAGTGATTTAGCTGAAGATATCAAAACCCTTCATAGATCAATTTCTGCCTCGATAGATATGACACATCTCGATAAGGAAGCTTATCTCGCATGTGTCGCTGGGGAGTGTAAGTGGGTTTATTCTATCTGGTGTGATTTTAAACAAGTAGGACAAAATAGATGTTTTACATGTCCTGGATTTCTGGTTTACGCCTCCCTCAGCGATCGTTCGCGACTGCTTGAAGGGCCAGGTGAGAGGAACTAGAACTATGCAGGCCATGGATCTGGGAACAATGGTTCTCAAGACATGCGCACTAGACCAGGGCCTCAGAAATCCTGGCACCACGCTCGAGAGGTACATGGCCTTGGTCGATAAATTTGAACAGAATTTCACTACCGATCTTGGTTGTAATCTGCCACCAAGAGATGCAACGGACTGCTTTACGGCCCGTCTTGAGGTAAACGGTTTCTTCGACTGAGAATTCAGCAAAGCGAATGACACAACGCGTTAGCTAGCAATTCTGAAAttcttccttggagacaGCATTGCAGGATATACCCTACTACAAGTTCTACGCCCCAAGTTCCTTCTGCTTGTTGCAACCGACTCTGGTTTGCTGGTTGAACAGCCAAACGGCAACCTAGCTGTTTCGTTTCCCCGCACGCTTAGTTCTCTTCGACACGAGCTTGCACGATTCATCTCATATGACGTGATACTGTCATTTTTACTTGGAGCGCCACCCATGATAGAGTATGGGTATGAGGGCACATGTGATGGTGACGGGTTTGAATGGATACATGGGATTCCGTCTGCACTCCTCCAGATCATCTCGCAGATCAATTCGTGGAGAGCTGGTCCTCGAGTCCATCTTGACTGTTGGCAAGATTTAGAACTGTGCGTCTTTGCCTGGAAACCATTGCAAGCCACACTGGGCGAGTCTTTTGTTCCTGGGAGCACCGCTTTTGAGAGGGCTGTAGTACAAGAAGGGTGGAGGCATGTGGTattgatatatatatacatggtaTGTTTCACATCCTTAATATTTCCTAATGCACAGTCTGAGGGAAACTAATAGGGCATATGTGGAGTTTCTTCTCATGACCCACGTATACAAGCGTCGGTAGACGTAATTTTCCAGCTTGCGGAAAAAATGCGCAACTCACGAATCGGCATACACATGTTACCTcactgcgttgttgtaagTTTGGAACACGTATCTTTATTTATCTATTAAGGTGCTTTTCTATAGGCTGGTATAGCGGCGCGACTAGAAAAACAGCGAATTAGGGTGTATGAGAAgcttaattctttcttagATCCGCGGGCTTGGCTCTTGCGTGGGCCACAATTTAATAGAGCTCTTTATCATTTGTGGCACAGTACAGGTGCAGGAGGAAAAGCTGTTACATGGGACGATTACATTCGTGCGAGGGATACAGTTATGCCTCTGTAAGGGTGTTATTGTCTCTTTTCGGCTTGAAATTTGACCGGTTCCTATGTAAACGTTGCGAGCAACTTGGATGTAAATAAAACACGTTCTATATCTTAATCCCAACCGTTCTGAGCCCCTTCAGTTGAACGTTTTGCGACTTAACCGCTCACGCACGTAACTGCCGCTTCGCGCGGTGTTGATTTCCCCCTCGACCTCCTCCACTGTCTGGCTTCGCACACACCGAGTGCCATATCTTTTTGTGTTATTTTTGCTCGCCTCACCCGCCGCTCTGAAACTTCATGAGAGCTACTTTGGGTTCCCCATCCATGAGCCGATCTCGCGGCCGGGGGCTCCCGAACCTCACGGTCTGAGTCTCGTGGCCGACATGAACGAGCGGGCAGGAGGTAGTTTTAAATGAGAATGTAAAAGGTATATTACTTATCGATATTAACAATGGTACATACATGCACAATCAATAGCTTTTCACTCCATGAATAAACTCGACTAGAAAACCCCTACTTAGCTCTTCATTAGAGTTTCACCCAGACATTGCAGGCActggttggcttgggtatCTTTGATATCAGGTGCAATGATCCCATGATTATCCAGCCGAATGAATAGCTTTTTAGAGCTAGTAGTTTATGGTATACTTTACGCTTGTAATAGAAAGATCAAGTAATTGGGCCACACGATAAATTGCATCATCAGTCACAAACCTCCATGCTTGACTCCGATCAACTGGCATTTCATTTAGTTCTCGTCACCTTATTAGCTTATCGATTCTCTTGTTTATTCAAAATTTATAATCGATTTCCCGCTTCTTTGTGGTAGGTCAAAATTACGCCAGTTTAATACTGCTAGATTTATGTGTCCCTACTTGGTTCGTTCAGCTTAAAGCATCCTCGATGAAAAATCATGAAGCTGTTAGGAATATCCAGTAAGACGACCACGTTCTATGTTCCAGAACCACACGTACACATAGATCTGTTGGTATACTCAACCTCCAAAGCTAAATCGCCGCCCTCATGAAGGATATAGGCGTGTATATAATCAAAGAAGTGGAATA
This region includes:
- a CDS encoding Fungal specific transcription factor domain; the encoded protein is MARPYCEKCLRGGYECLGYEEDQLRIKILWNHLPASADITTSEAPAPTVGGCRNDPASTVTDRVAKPSILGTALLYRKSGRALTTDDSSFENSARRFDRLWPQNQSQPVLYSSSRTHKPDNAEPLDTVAGVKEIGSDLAEDIKTLHRSISASIDMTHLDKEAYLACVAGEYVLHVLDFWFTPPSAIVRDCLKGQVRGTRTMQAMDLGTMVLKTCALDQGLRNPGTTLERYMALVDKFEQNFTTDLGCNLPPRDATDCFTARLELAILKFFLGDSIAGYTLLQVLRPKFLLLVATDSGLLVEQPNGNLAVSFPRTLSSLRHELARFISYDVILSFLLGAPPMIEYGYEGTCDGDGFEWIHGIPSALLQIISQINSWRAGPRVHLDCWQDLELCVFAWKPLQATLGESFVPGSTAFERAVVQEGWRHVVLIYIYMGICGVSSHDPRIQASVDVIFQLAEKMRNSRIGIHMLPHCVVAGIAARLEKQRIRVYEKLNSFLDPRAWLLRGPQFNRALYHLWHSTGAGGKAVTWDDYIRARDTVMPL